A section of the Cuniculiplasma divulgatum genome encodes:
- the ileS gene encoding isoleucine--tRNA ligase — MPETVYEQIETNKSLKAIGDEVLQYWKEAGIIEKSLNSSLGNKPFTFLEGPPTANGRPHVGHAMTRTVKDSVLRYRYMTGHRISRRTGGWDCHGLPVEIEAEKHFGFKVKKEIEEFGIDKFNEYCRESIFRYIDEWMETDEHLGYWVDQENAYVTMRNDYIESEWWALKTMFEKKMLVRDFKIVPYCPRCETSLSSHELSQGYDDAKDPSVYVKFREKGYSGRYFLAWTTTPWTLPANQFLAVNEKIEYALVQVGDEEYYVARPVVEKLFSKDARILSTMPGSDLVGKQYEQLMDFIPPPRGSLVVTSGDHVTVEDGTGIVHTSPAFGADDFDIGKRFGVEIINPINQSGRFNDPRLPWNGKFFKDADTEILIWLKTRNKVYRSERITHTYPFCYRCGTPLLYYPLQAWFIRVSTIRQKLLENNNRIDWHPEHLKDGRFGNFLTEAKDWALSRNRYWGTPLPVWTCPDEHMVAVGSLEELKQYGGRVPEDLHRPFIDNVKFPCPSCGKEMTREPYVIDTWFDSGSATYAAMHYPMESSRVPLPISFITEAIDQTRGWFYTLHVIGSILFDTNAYEHVLSIDFILDEQGRKMSKSKGNSVYAIDFVNEFGPDPARLFFMTGVPWRSKAIDRKLISEITRKVFGTFSNVYSFFASNANLDSYRYEGLMPGSNILDRWIISRCNSTVEAVRAAMDNYDMHIALKAMEDFIEDLSNFYLRLSRRRFWAETLDRQKEEAYSVLFYALETVTLMLAPLAPFYSEYLYRKLHPESESVHLEKFPEVMSHMINHDLEAEVSRAEAILEATRRIRQDHGIKGRQPVTEVLVSSTTEIGHELLEIISPELNARTVRFIDENEWPVVRKIALKTKEAAPLLRKDLNMVRETLDHDDGTLALQFSSSGSVKVGEHTITGEIAEIFMEPKAGYAMDHEPKSGITVFVNLKRDQALMNEGLARELVRRIQVMRKEMNLQYDETIDVAISGPDEARDQLAEHTDWMGKETLASTLQFVNGIEGRKWDIDGEIFIIRIVPAETVK, encoded by the coding sequence ATGCCAGAAACAGTATATGAACAGATTGAGACGAACAAAAGCTTGAAGGCCATAGGCGATGAGGTTCTGCAATACTGGAAAGAAGCTGGCATTATTGAAAAGTCTCTTAATTCCTCCCTGGGGAACAAACCCTTCACATTCCTTGAAGGCCCGCCCACTGCAAACGGCAGGCCTCATGTCGGCCATGCCATGACCCGTACCGTCAAGGACAGCGTGCTCAGGTACAGGTATATGACCGGTCACCGCATCTCCCGAAGAACCGGAGGCTGGGACTGCCATGGACTTCCCGTTGAAATCGAAGCTGAAAAACACTTTGGTTTCAAGGTGAAGAAGGAGATAGAGGAATTCGGTATCGACAAATTCAACGAATACTGCAGGGAAAGCATATTCCGGTACATAGACGAGTGGATGGAGACTGATGAACACCTTGGCTACTGGGTGGATCAGGAGAACGCCTATGTAACTATGCGGAATGATTACATTGAGAGCGAATGGTGGGCCCTCAAAACCATGTTCGAAAAGAAGATGCTGGTAAGGGACTTCAAGATAGTGCCCTACTGTCCCAGATGCGAAACATCACTGAGCTCCCATGAGCTTTCACAGGGATATGATGATGCAAAGGACCCGTCAGTCTATGTCAAATTCAGGGAGAAAGGATATTCAGGCAGGTATTTCCTGGCCTGGACAACCACGCCCTGGACCCTGCCAGCAAATCAGTTTCTTGCTGTGAATGAAAAAATTGAATATGCCCTTGTTCAGGTGGGAGATGAAGAATACTATGTTGCCCGCCCTGTTGTGGAAAAACTCTTCAGCAAGGATGCCAGGATACTTTCCACAATGCCTGGATCTGACCTTGTGGGAAAGCAGTATGAACAGCTCATGGATTTCATACCACCCCCCAGAGGGTCCCTTGTGGTAACCTCAGGCGATCATGTTACAGTGGAGGATGGAACTGGAATAGTCCACACTTCCCCTGCATTTGGCGCTGATGACTTTGACATAGGAAAAAGATTTGGTGTGGAAATAATCAACCCCATCAACCAGTCCGGAAGATTCAACGATCCGCGTCTTCCGTGGAACGGAAAATTCTTCAAGGATGCCGACACTGAGATTCTCATATGGCTTAAGACGCGCAATAAGGTCTACCGGTCGGAGAGAATAACACATACGTACCCTTTCTGCTACCGCTGCGGCACGCCGCTGCTCTACTACCCTCTTCAAGCGTGGTTCATACGCGTTTCCACAATAAGGCAGAAACTTCTGGAAAACAATAACAGGATAGACTGGCATCCAGAGCACCTTAAGGACGGCAGGTTCGGCAATTTCCTCACTGAAGCCAAGGACTGGGCATTGAGCAGGAACAGGTACTGGGGAACACCGCTTCCGGTGTGGACATGCCCTGATGAACATATGGTTGCTGTGGGGAGCCTTGAGGAATTGAAGCAGTATGGGGGCAGAGTGCCGGAAGATCTTCACCGCCCTTTCATTGATAACGTCAAGTTCCCCTGTCCAAGTTGCGGGAAGGAGATGACCCGGGAACCTTACGTCATAGACACATGGTTTGATTCAGGCAGCGCTACGTACGCCGCCATGCACTACCCCATGGAGAGCAGCAGGGTTCCGCTTCCCATATCCTTCATCACTGAGGCAATAGACCAGACCAGAGGATGGTTCTATACCCTTCACGTCATCGGTTCGATCCTCTTTGACACCAACGCCTACGAGCATGTGCTTTCCATAGATTTTATCCTTGACGAGCAGGGAAGAAAGATGAGCAAGAGCAAGGGGAATTCCGTATACGCCATTGATTTTGTCAATGAATTCGGGCCAGACCCTGCCAGGCTGTTCTTCATGACCGGAGTACCATGGCGATCAAAGGCCATAGACAGGAAACTTATCTCGGAAATAACAAGGAAGGTCTTTGGCACCTTTTCAAATGTCTATTCATTCTTTGCCTCAAATGCAAACCTTGACAGCTACAGATATGAGGGGCTCATGCCCGGGAGCAACATCCTTGACAGGTGGATAATCTCCCGCTGCAATTCCACAGTTGAGGCAGTGAGGGCTGCCATGGATAACTATGACATGCACATAGCTCTGAAGGCCATGGAAGACTTCATAGAAGATCTCTCAAACTTCTATCTGCGGCTTTCCAGAAGAAGATTCTGGGCTGAGACACTTGACAGGCAGAAGGAAGAGGCATATTCAGTGCTCTTCTATGCTCTGGAGACAGTTACCCTTATGCTTGCCCCCCTGGCCCCGTTCTATTCAGAATACCTCTACAGGAAACTTCATCCTGAGTCGGAAAGCGTTCATCTGGAGAAATTTCCTGAGGTAATGAGCCATATGATAAATCATGATCTTGAGGCAGAAGTAAGCAGGGCAGAAGCCATACTGGAGGCCACCAGAAGGATCAGGCAGGACCACGGCATAAAGGGGAGGCAGCCTGTGACTGAGGTTCTGGTCTCTTCAACCACTGAAATAGGACATGAACTTCTGGAAATCATCTCACCGGAACTCAATGCCAGAACAGTGAGGTTCATTGACGAAAATGAGTGGCCAGTGGTCAGGAAAATTGCCCTGAAAACCAAAGAGGCGGCACCGCTACTCCGTAAAGATCTCAACATGGTCAGGGAAACGCTGGATCATGATGATGGTACTCTGGCACTGCAATTTTCCAGTTCCGGGTCTGTGAAGGTGGGAGAACACACCATAACAGGCGAAATAGCTGAAATATTCATGGAACCGAAGGCTGGATATGCCATGGATCACGAACCGAAGTCTGGCATAACGGTATTCGTCAACCTGAAGAGAGATCAGGCGCTGATGAATGAGGGACTTGCAAGGGAGCTTGTCAGGAGGATACAGGTCATGAGGAAGGAGATGAACCTGCAGTATGATGAGACCATAGATGTGGCAATATCAGGTCCTGATGAAGCCAGAGATCAGCTTGCGGAACACACGGACTGGATGGGGAAGGAAACACTTGCCTCCACTCTGCAGTTCGTTAATGGCATCGAGGGAAGGAAATGGGACATCGATGGCGAAATATTCATCATACGCATTGTCCCAGCAGAGACGGTGAAGTGA
- a CDS encoding nicotinamide-nucleotide adenylyltransferase, which yields MDKERAFIVGRFQPFHNGHLEIIRSILKHNASVIIGIGSAQYSHTLKDPFTAGERHLMISTTLEREGIFQFYLVPIEDVNSNPLWVAHVESLTPGFNRVYTNNPLVTRLFREKNYRVESMDMINRSNWSGTHIREKMIKNQDWRSDVPRAVADIIDEIDGISRIQDLAKTDEDVI from the coding sequence TTGGACAAGGAGAGGGCATTCATTGTTGGGAGGTTTCAGCCCTTCCACAACGGGCATCTTGAGATAATAAGGAGCATTCTGAAACACAATGCCTCAGTAATCATTGGAATAGGAAGTGCACAGTATTCGCACACCCTTAAGGATCCGTTCACTGCAGGCGAGAGGCACCTGATGATATCCACAACACTGGAAAGAGAGGGTATTTTCCAATTCTACCTGGTACCCATTGAGGACGTCAACTCCAACCCCCTGTGGGTGGCCCATGTTGAATCTCTCACGCCGGGCTTCAACAGGGTGTATACAAACAATCCCCTTGTAACCAGGCTTTTCAGGGAAAAAAATTACAGGGTTGAATCCATGGACATGATCAACAGATCAAACTGGTCCGGAACACACATAAGAGAAAAGATGATAAAAAATCAGGACTGGAGATCCGATGTCCCCCGTGCAGTTGCCGATATAATAGATGAAATAGATGGGATATCGCGGATCCAGGATCTTGCAAAGACCGATGAGGACGTGATTTAA
- a CDS encoding M20 family metallo-hydrolase: MQSAIMEMDDEEFIKHVASRIIPIQSISPESGGSGESARADEICTILRELGYPDFKRYDTKDSHGAVRANIILKVGNASTTLWLVSHTDTVPVGDPALWTHPPFQTTVEGRKIYGRGTSDDGQAVFLSLLLLRKIRGKNLKYNLGLAFVADEEVGSKYGIQYLLEKDIFKKTDLVMVPDAGTEDGLQIEVAEKSILWIKFKILGKQYHASQPAMAINANRETMKFILGLDAELHRKYADTDPIFSPPQSTFEPTKHEKNVDNINTIPGTEVQYVDCRILPKYDLDEVTDFIDAYIREFQKSSPAKISYDLFQKEQAPIPTSVNAPVVQALKAAIRDIRGKEPSAVGIGGGTCAAFFRRKGYDAVVWSTTMPEVAHQADEYVVMDHILQDSAVIMKMLS; this comes from the coding sequence ATGCAGTCTGCAATAATGGAAATGGACGACGAGGAATTCATAAAGCACGTTGCAAGCCGGATCATTCCAATACAGTCAATTTCACCTGAATCCGGAGGAAGCGGGGAATCAGCCAGGGCTGATGAGATCTGCACAATCCTAAGGGAACTGGGATATCCTGATTTCAAGAGGTATGATACAAAGGATTCTCACGGTGCTGTCAGGGCAAACATTATCCTGAAGGTGGGAAACGCCAGCACAACATTATGGCTTGTATCCCATACAGACACAGTCCCGGTGGGGGACCCTGCTCTCTGGACCCATCCTCCATTCCAGACTACCGTTGAGGGCAGGAAGATTTATGGAAGAGGCACATCCGATGACGGACAGGCTGTGTTCCTGTCACTGCTTCTCCTCCGGAAGATCAGGGGCAAGAACCTGAAGTACAATCTCGGACTGGCCTTTGTGGCGGACGAGGAAGTTGGCAGCAAATATGGAATACAGTATCTCCTGGAGAAGGACATATTCAAGAAAACCGATCTGGTGATGGTTCCAGATGCGGGCACCGAAGACGGTCTCCAGATCGAGGTTGCAGAAAAGAGCATACTGTGGATCAAGTTCAAGATACTGGGGAAGCAGTACCACGCGAGTCAGCCGGCAATGGCCATAAATGCCAACAGGGAAACCATGAAGTTCATACTTGGCCTTGATGCCGAACTGCACAGGAAATATGCCGACACCGATCCAATTTTCTCTCCTCCGCAGTCCACATTTGAGCCAACAAAGCACGAGAAGAATGTGGACAACATAAACACCATCCCGGGCACGGAGGTACAGTACGTGGACTGCAGGATTCTGCCGAAGTATGATCTGGATGAGGTAACTGACTTCATTGATGCTTACATACGGGAATTCCAGAAGAGCAGTCCAGCAAAGATATCATACGATCTCTTCCAGAAAGAGCAGGCACCCATCCCAACGTCTGTAAATGCGCCTGTGGTCCAGGCACTTAAGGCAGCAATAAGGGATATCCGCGGGAAAGAGCCATCGGCGGTGGGAATAGGGGGCGGCACATGCGCGGCATTCTTCCGCAGGAAGGGCTACGACGCCGTGGTATGGAGCACAACCATGCCGGAAGTTGCCCATCAGGCCGATGAATACGTGGTCATGGACCACATCCTGCAGGACAGCGCAGTCATAATGAAAATGCTGTCTTAA
- the proS gene encoding proline--tRNA ligase → MENRKENFSEWYNEIIDIAGLSDKRYPIKGMNVWMPYGLKAMQNIDRIIRTNVDSRDFQEVSFPVLITRDQLSVEFEHVKGFENEVYWVTRGGMDRLDVEMALRPTSEAAMYGMFSLWVRSHADLPLRIYQIVSVYRYETKHTRTFIRIREIHFFEAHTAHDSYEDAERQMDQYREIWKNISHELCLPYMIDQRPEWDKFPGARYTLAFDTVLPGGRSLQIGTIHQYGTNFSKNYDIKYLKDDGTHEYVSQTTFGLSERLLAAVVGIHGDDQGLIFPPSVAPVQAMIVTIPSRSVDVVPYAQAILDELKAAGVRASLDTRDNYTPGFKYNEWEMKGVPLRLEIGEKEVSGNRVTVSVRTGGRRRQIDRGDISRSVAELLEEVAGNLRARADEHFRKLSRKYSSIDEMKDAQGLVLAGWCGSKECSDVIEGKLELGALGFNRDSETTEKCVVCGKDGKIAAFSRSY, encoded by the coding sequence ATGGAAAACCGGAAGGAAAATTTCAGCGAGTGGTACAACGAAATTATTGACATAGCCGGACTCAGCGACAAGAGATATCCCATCAAGGGAATGAATGTCTGGATGCCATACGGGCTCAAGGCAATGCAGAACATTGACCGTATCATCAGGACAAACGTTGATTCCCGGGATTTCCAGGAAGTGAGTTTTCCTGTTCTGATAACAAGAGACCAGCTCTCTGTTGAATTTGAACACGTGAAGGGATTTGAGAACGAGGTTTACTGGGTCACGCGTGGAGGCATGGATCGGCTTGACGTGGAGATGGCACTCAGGCCCACCAGCGAGGCGGCAATGTACGGAATGTTCTCCCTCTGGGTGAGGAGCCATGCGGACCTCCCCCTCAGGATATACCAGATAGTAAGCGTATACCGGTATGAGACAAAACACACCAGGACGTTCATCCGGATACGGGAGATACATTTCTTTGAAGCCCATACAGCCCATGATTCCTACGAAGACGCAGAGAGGCAGATGGATCAGTACAGGGAAATCTGGAAAAACATTAGCCATGAACTCTGCCTTCCTTACATGATTGACCAGCGTCCAGAGTGGGATAAATTCCCTGGGGCCAGGTACACACTGGCCTTTGATACGGTTCTTCCCGGTGGCAGGAGCCTCCAGATAGGAACCATACACCAGTACGGAACGAATTTCTCAAAGAATTACGACATAAAATACCTGAAGGATGACGGGACCCATGAATACGTGAGCCAGACAACATTCGGGCTCAGCGAGAGGCTGCTTGCCGCCGTGGTAGGCATACATGGCGATGACCAGGGCCTTATATTCCCACCTTCAGTGGCACCCGTTCAGGCCATGATCGTTACCATACCTTCCAGGAGCGTTGATGTCGTGCCTTACGCACAGGCAATACTTGATGAACTGAAAGCTGCAGGCGTAAGGGCATCCCTTGACACAAGGGACAACTATACCCCCGGGTTCAAGTACAATGAGTGGGAGATGAAGGGAGTTCCCCTGAGACTGGAAATTGGCGAGAAGGAAGTATCTGGAAACCGTGTCACAGTTTCCGTCAGAACCGGCGGCAGGAGAAGGCAGATTGATAGAGGTGATATTTCCCGTTCTGTGGCTGAACTGCTTGAAGAGGTGGCCGGAAATCTCAGGGCAAGGGCTGACGAGCATTTCAGGAAATTATCGAGAAAGTACAGCAGCATTGATGAGATGAAAGATGCCCAGGGGCTTGTTCTTGCAGGATGGTGCGGATCAAAGGAATGCAGTGACGTCATTGAGGGAAAACTGGAGCTTGGGGCTCTTGGCTTCAACCGTGACAGTGAGACAACTGAGAAATGCGTTGTTTGCGGGAAGGACGGAAAGATTGCGGCATTTTCCCGTTCGTATTGA